The Sandaracinus amylolyticus genomic interval GTGAAGTACGAGCAGATCCGCGGGAATTGGATCGAGGGGCGCATCGAGGAGCACCAGCGCGATCTGATGATCGACGGGCTCATGAACCGCCTGCTCGACGACATCGACGAAGAGCCCGCGGGCCTCGAGGGCGACAAGAAGACGTCGCGCGAAGAGCGAGACGAGCGCTGATGCGTCGCGTCGGCATCCTGACGTCCGGCGGCGACGCGCCCGGCATGAACATGGCGGTGCGCGCGGCGACGTTGATCGCGGCGCAGCGCGGCATCGAGGTCGTCGGGATCGAGCGCGGGTACGAAGGGCTGCTCGATCGCAGCTGGCGCGCGCTGACGCGCAAGGCCGAGGGCGGGCTCGCGCCCACGCACGAGGTCGACGTGTGCGGCCACCTCGGCGGCAGCATCCTCGGATCGGCGCGCTGCAAGGCGTTCTACACGGCCGAGGGTCGCGCGCGCGGCGCGGAGGCGCTGCGCGAGCTCGACGGGCTCGTGGTGATCGGCGGCAACGGATCGCTCACCGGCGCGCACGCGCTCGCGACCGAGCACGGCGCGAAGGTGGTCGGGATCCCCGCGTCGATCGACAACGACATCGGGTGCACCGCGAGCGCGATCGGCGTGGACTCGGCGCTCAACACGATCGTGGAGGCGTGTGATCGCATCAGCGACACGGCGCGCGCGCATCGTCGCGCGTTCGTCGTCGAGGTGATGGGCCGGCAGTCGGGCTATCTGTGCATGGCGAGCGCGATCGCGGCGGGCGCGGACGCGGCGCTCTACCGCGAGGACGGCCGCGACGAGGACGCGATCGTCGGGTCGGTCGCGGATCTGATCCGCCGCTCGTTCGAGGCCGATCGCGGCAAGCAGCGCGTCCTCGTGATCAAGGCCGAGGGCGTCGAGGTCCCGTGCACGCGGCTCGTGCGACGGCTGACCGAGGTGCTCGAGCCGGAGCTCGGCGAGGTGTCGATCCGCGCGACGGTGCTCGGGCATCTCGTGCGCGGCGGGAACCCGAGCTTCCTCGATCGCATGATCGCGGGCCGCTTCGCGCTCGCGGCGATCGACGCGCTCGCGGCCGGCGCGACCGACGAGATGGTCGCGTGGCAGTCGCCGCTCCCCGGCGGGATCGCGACGCCGGATCGCAGCGTGACGCGCTGGCCGCTCGCGGCGGTGCTCGAAGAGACCGAGAAGCTGCTCGACGGCCGCAGCCCGGTGACCCAGGCGCGCGTCGCGATGATGCAGCGCGTGTCGGGCGTGCTGTCGATCTGACCGACCGCGCGACCGCCGCGTGGAGGCTCACCGATCGCGTAGGTGCGGCGCCGAGCGAACCCGGCGCACGGGCCGTATGATCGTGAGATCGATGCCTCGCACGCGACGCGCGCTCTCGGCCCTCCTCGTCCTCGTCGCGATCTCGCTCGCGCCCCTCGGCGCCGCACAGGAGCGCCCCGCGACCCCGCTCGCGGATGCGCTCCGCGCGCTCGATCGCGGGGAGTACGGCACCGCGGAGACGGCGCTGCGCGCGATCGCGAGCCCCGAGGCCCAGCTCGCGCTCGCGCGCGTGCTCCTCGAGACCGGACGTCACGACGAAGCGCAGCGCAGCGCGGAGACCGCGGCGCGGAGCGCGTCGTCGAGGATCGCGGCGCGCACGCTCGCGGGCGAGGCGCACATGGCGCGCGGCCGTCTCGACGAGGCGCAGCGCGTGCTCGAGGAGGTCGCGAGCGAGCCCATCGCGCATCGCGCGCGCGTGATGCTCGGACGTCTCCTCCTGCGGCGCGGCCGCGAGAGCGAGGCGCGCACGGTGCTGATGCGCTTGGTGCGCGCGTACAACGACGGAACGATCACCTCGCGCGACGGCGAAGGTCTCACGTACGTCGGCATGGCCGCGGCGATGCTCGAGAGCCCGCACGACGCGAACGACGCGTTCCGCGAGGCCACGCGCGTCGCGCGCGATCGCGTCGAGACCCAGCTCGAGTGGGCGACGCTCTTCCTCTCGAAGTTCGATCTCGGCCACGCCGACGAGTGCGTGAGCGACGCGCTGCGCGTGAGCCCGAATCATCCACGCGCGCACCTGCTCCGCGCGCGCATCCTGCTCGAGCAGTCGTTCGACTTCGCGGGCGCCGAGCGCGAGCTGAGCGCGGCGCTCGCGGTCGATCCGAACCTCGTCGCGGCGCACGTCACCCGCGCGGGCATGGCGCTGCGCGACGTCGACATCGCGCGCGCCGACGCGCACCTCGACGCGGCGCTCGCGATCGACCCGAACGATCTCGAGGCGCTCTCCGTGCGCGCCGCGGTGCGCTTCGTCGAAGGCAACCAGAGCGCGTTCGACGCGGCCGTGCGTGCGGTGCTCGATCGCAACCCGCGCTACGCCGAGCTCTACAGCATCGTCGCGGATCACGCGGACTGGGAGCATCGTTATCCCGACGTCGTCGAGCTCGCGCGCCGCGCGCTACGCATCGATCCCGAGGACGCGCGCGCCCACGCGACGCTCGGCCTCAACCTGCTGCGCATGGGCGAGGAAGAAGACGGCCTCGCCGCGCTGCGCGAGGCATGGCGCAGGGATCGCTTCGACGCGCGCGTGTTCAACACGCTGAACCTCTGGGACGACGTGATCACGCCGCACTACGAGCGCTTCGACGCGCGCCCGTTCGTGCTGCGCATGCATCGCGAGGAGCGCCCGCTGATCGAAGGCGCCGTGACGACGACGCTCCGCGGCGCGTGGGACGACATGCGCCGCCGGTATCGCTTCACGCCGCGACAGCCGGTGCACATCGAGATGTTCGCGAGCTCGCAGCACTTCAGCGTGCGCACCTCGGGGCTGCCGAACGCGGGCGTGCAGGGCGTGTGCTTCGGTCAGGTCGTCACCGCGCTGAGCCCGCGCGGCGGCGCGTTCGACTGGGGTCAGATCACGACGCACGAGCTCGCGCACGTCTTCCACATCCAGCTCTCGCGCAACCGCGTGCCGCGCTGGTTCACCGAGGGCCTCGCGGAGCACGAGACGGTGATGGCGCGCCCCGAGTGGCGTCGCGAGGAAGACCATCGCCTCTGGCTCGCGCTCGATCGCCTGCCGCCGGTGCGCGATCTGAACTCCGCGTTCACCCACGCGCGCAGCGCCGAGGACGTGATGACCGCGTACTACGCGAGCTCGCGGCTCGTCGGGTACATGGTCGATCGCTTCGGGTTCGATCGCGTCGTCGCGATGCTGCGCGGCTGGGGCGAGGGACGCAGCAGCGCCGACGTGGTGCAGCGCGCGCTCGGTGTGTCGATCGACGAGCTCGATCGCGAGTGGCGCGTCCACGAGCGCACCCGGCTCGCGGCGCGGGCGCGCGATTTCGCCGTCGACTTCGGGCGTTATCTCGACGTCGAGGGCCTCCGCGCGCGCGTCCGCAGCGCGCCGCGCGACGCGATCGCGCACGCCGAGCTCGCGGCCGGTCTCGCTGCGCACGGCGACGTCGCCGGCGCGACGCAGTCGGCAATCGAGGCGATCCGGATCGATCCCCACCAGCCGATCGCGCGCTTCGTGCTCGCACGCACGTCGCTCGCGCGTCGCGACGCGGCGGAGCTCGACACGCACATCGCGGATCTGATCGCGAGCGGCCACGACGGATACGAAGTGCGCCTGCTCGCCGCGCAGTCCGCGCTCGCGCGCCGCGACACCACCGCCGCCCGCGCTGCGCTCGACGCCGCGGCGAGCATCGATCCCGAGCGGCTCGATGCATGGCACGGCCTCGCGCAGCTCGCGGAGTCGAGCCAGGACGCCGCGCTCCGCCGGCGCGCGCTCGAGCGCATCGTCGCGCTCGATCAGCACGATCGCGGCGCGCTCGCCGCGCTGATGCAGACGCTGCACGAGGCGGGCGCATGGGACGCGCTCCTCGCCGTCGGGCCGCGCGTCGTGTTCGTCGATCCCGAGAACGGGCGCGGGCGCTGGCTGCACGGCGAGGCGCTGCTGCACGCGGGGCGCGCGCGCGACGCGCTCGCGGAGCTCGATCTCGCCCTCGCCGCGGAGGTCGAGACGCCCGGCCCGGTGCACCTCGCGAGGGCGCGCGCGCTCGTCGCGCTGCGGCGTGCGCGCGAGGCGCGCGAGTCCCTCGCCGCGGCGATCGCCGCCGAGCCCGCGCTCGCCGCGCAGGCCGCCGCCGTGCTGCCCCCGTGAACGCGTCGCGCGATGAGGCTAGAACGGCCGTGCGGATGAAGCGCGCGCGCCTGACGATCCCGACCCGGATCTTCCTCGCCTTCGCGAGCGTGCTCGTCGCGTTCGGCGTCGTCTCGGGGACCAGCCTGGTGCAGCACCAGCGCACCTCCGAGAACCTGCGCCTCCTGCACGAGGCGTACGTCCCGCTCGTCATGCGCATCGCGGAGGCGCAGGCGAACGGCGCCGTCGTCAACAACATGCTCGAGTACGTGCTCGACGAGCGCGAGTCGCGACGCACGCGCAGCTGGATCAGCGCCGCGCGTCAGGTCGGCCCGCGTCGCCTCTCGCAAGCGCTCACCGCGGTCGAGCGCGTCGAGCGCCTCGAGGGCCCCGAGCCCGATCGCGCGACGCTCGCTTCGGTGCGCGAGACGCTCGAGCAGATCCAGCAGGCGTACGAGCGCAGCGACTCGCTCTACGGCGAGTTCTTCGCCGCGCTCGATCGCGGGGATCGCGCGCGCGCCGTCGAGCTGCACGCGGAGATCGTCCGTCGCGAGGCGCAGATCGCGCGGCAGCTGCTCGTCACGCGCAACCGCGTCGAGTCGCGCTTCGAGGAGACGAGCCGCAGCGCCGCCGAGCAGGAGCGCCGCTCCGTGATCGAGATCGCGGTGCTCGCGCTGCTCGCGCTGCTCGCGGGGCTCGGCGTCACGTGGTGGTCGCAGCGACTCCTCGCGCCCCTTCCGAAGCTGCAGGCGCGTGTCGTCGCCGTCGCGCGCGGTGATCTCTCGAACCGCCTCGACACCCGGCGCGACGACGAGATCGGCCGTCTCGCCCAGGAATTCGAGCGAATGGTCGACGCGGTCGCCGCGCGCGATCGCGAGGTGCGCGAGCTGCAGCGCATCCAGGAGCGCATCGTCGCGAGCCTGCGCTCCGCGGTCGTCGTGGTGGACGCGGAGGGTCGCGTGCGCGCCGCGAACCAGTCCGCGGATCCCGTGCTCGGGATCGGTCGCAGCGCGATCGATCGTCCGCTCGACGACACCGGCCTCGTCGAGCGGCTCGCCGGCCTCGACGACGCGATCGATCGCGTCGCGATCGGCGGCGAGCCCGTCGCGCTCCACGGCGCGACGCTCGCAGGCGAGCCCCCGCGCCACGTCGACGTGCGCGTGAGCCCCTTCGGCACCGACGCGCTCGACGGGCGCATCCCGGTGCTCGTCGTCGCCGACGACGTCACCGAGGAGCTCGCGACGAAGGCGCGCCTCATCCAGACCGAGCGCCTCGCCGCGATGGGCAAGATGGCCGCGCACGTCACACACGAGGTGCGCAACCCGCTCTCGAGCATCGGCCTGAACGTCGAGGTGCTCGCCGACGAGCTCTCGGGCGCGGGCCCCGAGGTCGCCGCTCCGCTGCGCGCGATCCAGCGCGAGATCGATCGGCTCACCGGGATCACCGAGGAGTACCTGCGGCTCGCGCGCCTGCCTGCCCCGCTGCTCACGCACGAAGATCTCGGCGCCGTCGCGACCGAGGTCGCGCGCTTCGTCGAGCGCGAGCTCGTCGCCGCGCAGTGCCGCATCGACGTGCGCGTCGAGCCCGATCTCCCGCTCGTCGCCGCCGACGAGGCGCAGATCCGCCAGGCGCTGCTCAACCTGATC includes:
- a CDS encoding 6-phosphofructokinase, with product MRRVGILTSGGDAPGMNMAVRAATLIAAQRGIEVVGIERGYEGLLDRSWRALTRKAEGGLAPTHEVDVCGHLGGSILGSARCKAFYTAEGRARGAEALRELDGLVVIGGNGSLTGAHALATEHGAKVVGIPASIDNDIGCTASAIGVDSALNTIVEACDRISDTARAHRRAFVVEVMGRQSGYLCMASAIAAGADAALYREDGRDEDAIVGSVADLIRRSFEADRGKQRVLVIKAEGVEVPCTRLVRRLTEVLEPELGEVSIRATVLGHLVRGGNPSFLDRMIAGRFALAAIDALAAGATDEMVAWQSPLPGGIATPDRSVTRWPLAAVLEETEKLLDGRSPVTQARVAMMQRVSGVLSI
- a CDS encoding tetratricopeptide repeat protein; translated protein: MPRTRRALSALLVLVAISLAPLGAAQERPATPLADALRALDRGEYGTAETALRAIASPEAQLALARVLLETGRHDEAQRSAETAARSASSRIAARTLAGEAHMARGRLDEAQRVLEEVASEPIAHRARVMLGRLLLRRGRESEARTVLMRLVRAYNDGTITSRDGEGLTYVGMAAAMLESPHDANDAFREATRVARDRVETQLEWATLFLSKFDLGHADECVSDALRVSPNHPRAHLLRARILLEQSFDFAGAERELSAALAVDPNLVAAHVTRAGMALRDVDIARADAHLDAALAIDPNDLEALSVRAAVRFVEGNQSAFDAAVRAVLDRNPRYAELYSIVADHADWEHRYPDVVELARRALRIDPEDARAHATLGLNLLRMGEEEDGLAALREAWRRDRFDARVFNTLNLWDDVITPHYERFDARPFVLRMHREERPLIEGAVTTTLRGAWDDMRRRYRFTPRQPVHIEMFASSQHFSVRTSGLPNAGVQGVCFGQVVTALSPRGGAFDWGQITTHELAHVFHIQLSRNRVPRWFTEGLAEHETVMARPEWRREEDHRLWLALDRLPPVRDLNSAFTHARSAEDVMTAYYASSRLVGYMVDRFGFDRVVAMLRGWGEGRSSADVVQRALGVSIDELDREWRVHERTRLAARARDFAVDFGRYLDVEGLRARVRSAPRDAIAHAELAAGLAAHGDVAGATQSAIEAIRIDPHQPIARFVLARTSLARRDAAELDTHIADLIASGHDGYEVRLLAAQSALARRDTTAARAALDAAASIDPERLDAWHGLAQLAESSQDAALRRRALERIVALDQHDRGALAALMQTLHEAGAWDALLAVGPRVVFVDPENGRGRWLHGEALLHAGRARDALAELDLALAAEVETPGPVHLARARALVALRRAREARESLAAAIAAEPALAAQAAAVLPP
- a CDS encoding sensor histidine kinase, encoding MNASRDEARTAVRMKRARLTIPTRIFLAFASVLVAFGVVSGTSLVQHQRTSENLRLLHEAYVPLVMRIAEAQANGAVVNNMLEYVLDERESRRTRSWISAARQVGPRRLSQALTAVERVERLEGPEPDRATLASVRETLEQIQQAYERSDSLYGEFFAALDRGDRARAVELHAEIVRREAQIARQLLVTRNRVESRFEETSRSAAEQERRSVIEIAVLALLALLAGLGVTWWSQRLLAPLPKLQARVVAVARGDLSNRLDTRRDDEIGRLAQEFERMVDAVAARDREVRELQRIQERIVASLRSAVVVVDAEGRVRAANQSADPVLGIGRSAIDRPLDDTGLVERLAGLDDAIDRVAIGGEPVALHGATLAGEPPRHVDVRVSPFGTDALDGRIPVLVVADDVTEELATKARLIQTERLAAMGKMAAHVTHEVRNPLSSIGLNVEVLADELSGAGPEVAAPLRAIQREIDRLTGITEEYLRLARLPAPLLTHEDLGAVATEVARFVERELVAAQCRIDVRVEPDLPLVAADEAQIRQALLNLIRNAREAMPQGGPVTLGVRRADDRATLEHGVEITIADRGEGIPPERRGRVFDLFFSTKERGTGLGLSLTQQIVVAHRGHIRCEDGAEGGTTFVMWFPEVHAPANERPVQPAVIDDHA